ttattcatAATTTCTATAGACATTATATTCGGTAATACATTGaaatttctgggaaaatttaAATTCAAGCAAATGTGGCCTTAACGAGTAACGATGGAACTACATATCGATGGCCTGATGGAGTTTATCTTCTTCCATACATATTTCGTTCCCATTTGCCATCCCATTAGAAATTCAAGTTTGATTTCAACATTCTCAACTACAGCAAAACCTCATGGTCAAGGATAATCTGGACCGCTATGTATGAAGACAACTAGTCATGGTAAAGGATATAATGATAAACATGGACATTTTCCAATATTTTTTATAAACTtgaatttttcttcttcttcttcttctctgcaAACGAATACTATAAATATGGAGCCTCCGTATTCATCTTCATCATATCCTCAGCCATATTAATTTATAGCTCAAAAAATGAAGTCCCTACAGTTCTCAATGTTACTGCTTTCTCTTGTTTTGGCTGCTCTTTTGTCATTTTCAACGGGGGCTTTGCCTCAGGAAGATTTTCTTCGATGCCTTTCCCTTCGTTCAAATGATTCTTCTACTATTTCCAGTGTGATTTACACACGAAATAATCCTTCTTATTCAACTGTTTTGGAATCTACAATACGAAATCTTCGGTTCAATTCGACTAATACCCCAAAGCCTTTGGTCATCGTAACACCATCGCGAACATCCCATTTTCAAGCAACGATTTACTGTTCGAGGAAACATGGGCTCCAAATTAGGACCCGAAGTGGCGGCCATGATTACGAAGGTCTTTCGTATGTTTCCAAAGTCCCCTTTGTTGTCGTCGACTTGGTTAATTTCCGAACGGTGGATGTCGACGTTGAAAACAGAGTTGCATGGGTTCAAGCTGGTGCGATTCTCGGTGAAATTTATTATAGAATTGCAGAAAAAAGTAGAACACTCGCCTTTGCGGGTGGCATTTTTCATTCAATTGGAGTTGGCGGTTATATTAGCGGCGGAGGTTTCGGGTTATTGTTCAGAAAATATGGTACTGCCGGTGATAACGTGATTGACGCTCAATTCATCGACGTAAATGGAAGAATTCTTGATAGGAAATCTATGGGGGAAGATTTGTTTTGGGCAATtcgaggtggtggtggtggtagtTTTGGGATCGTACTTGCCTGGAAACTAAAACTTGTTCCAGTTCCTGCAATTGTGACGGTATTTTCCGTCAACCGAACACTCGAACAAAACGCTACCCAACTCATCCTTCGATGGCAAGAGATCGCTCATCAACTTCCCGATGAAATGAATCCCGACGTTACAATGTTGAGCGTTAATTCAACTCAAGACGGGAGTAAAACAATTCTTGCTTCGTTCAGTTCATTGTTCCTCGGCACCATTGACGAGCTTCTCCCAATTATGCAACAAAGATTCCCCGAGCTTGGATTATCAAGACAGGATTGCTCCGAAATGAGTTGGATCGAATCGGTCCTTTACTTCAACCAACTCCAAAACCAACCCTTGGAAATTTTGCTTAACAGAACTTTCCGAACCTCTGTTGGCGGCCAATACTACAAAATCAAATCTGACTACGTAAAGGAACCCATCTCCGAAACTGCATTGAATGGTTTATTTTCAAGACTTTCCGATGAAGAAGCCTCGTCGGCCTTCATTATCTTCATGGCTTATGGCGGAATCATGGATCGGATTCCTGAGGACGCAACACCATTCCCACATCGAGCTGGCAATTTGTACAAAATCTATTACGACGTGAATTGGCAAGAACAAGACAACGTCAACTCGCAAAAATACATCGATTGGTCAAGAAGAGTTTATAATTATATGACTCCATTTGTTTCGAAATCTCCCCGAGAGGCTTATGCCAATTATCGAGATCTTGACATTGGCTCCAACAATGTGGGTATCACAAGCTATAGGCAAGCAAGCGTTTGGGGTCGTAAATATTTCAAAAACAACTTTGATCGATTGGTGCAAGTGAAGACAAAAATTGATCCTCAAAACTTTTTCAAGCATGAACAAAGCATTCCTCCCCTGCATTAACATgctgaaaaaaagaaagaattatgTGTCATTGaagaaaattaagtaaaataaaagggTTTCAATACAAATTAGATTTGTCAGATTGCTAAATAGAGAGTTTAGGGCATTTATAGTGTGATCGTAGAACCCTGGACTAATAAATTATGTGTCAATAAATTACCTTAGTTCTTTGGAACAATTTGGAAGTAGGCTTTATCAGTTCTTTCTCCCAATTATTTTGTATTTGATGCTTTAAATTTTGATGCAATATCTGATGTTATATTATATTGAAAGAGTATTTAGGTTAGAATAAAACCATATTCAAATGGtattataaaaacaataaaaataaaaatatatgaaatccatttttaatagtttaataatatattaacatttttataaatttaaagaaaatcttaaaattcaagataaaattattaaaaaggataacatccattaaaatataaatttaatgatACATCGTTTCatgtataataaataaaattaatagtaTTCATCTAATTTTTacgtaattattatttttatttatatctttaaATCAAACGATAATAcacatttaaatttatatttatctgATTCATATACTAAGTGTacacttttaatatatataattaggaTGGTATAAACTTTTAATATGAAACTAAGAAATCATATATAAAAAGTTGGGACGACATAAAAATTTGGTCACAAGCCGAAATTTGCGGAAAATTTTCAATCAGATATCACCTCGTCACAAGTAATGAAGCACCTGATACACGTTGATGGCTTGTGGAATTGCATCCCATAGAATTGATGATAGAATGTTCTCTAGAACATAGACTTTCTTATGCATTTAAGTCATAATTTACTTAAGTATTTAATTTTAGGATAATTTATGTTTTGATCACTTgactttaaaaagttataaaatagttattgaactgtttaaaatttttatttaagtcattgaattgttaagtttttttgttaaaaattttagctAGCGAACTCTAAGCAATAATTTGACAATTTGTATGATGGATTAGTACCTATTGATGAGTAGAATCTATCTTACATCCAAGTTAATTTGACATTCAGTGCTAGAGATCGGCTAAAAAAAttatttggattttaatttgtaaattagTAACGTTTAAAGTTGTTTTACGAAAAAATAAATCATAGAAAAGAATAGAAATGAAAACTTTCGATTAGTGTAGGTAGTACGAATAAAAAATTCATGAAACAACGGTTTCAACAATGactttcaaataattcaaaaattattttataactttttaaaactaAAATCTTCAAAACTTCaacatattaataattttatttttagtgaaTCAAGAAGAAGACAAAATCCTACTATAACCTAAATTTACGCCGCACATGAAGCGATGAATATTCTAATTATCAACCGTACATAATCTAATAtactaataatataataaaaattagtctAATTTTCTCTTTAAACCAGTTATAAAAGAATGACAAATGCCACGTCATTATAATAATGACATAATTTTTTCTTTCTGAAAGGACAACTTAAAATTTAATGGCCTAGTTACAATCTAAAAATTTAGTCAATGTTGAAACCGAGTAACAGCTGGAACCATCAAAGCAGGATATGAACCGAACCAAATGACTGTTTAAGTAAATTTGATAAACATTGAGGGTAAAGATTCAAACAAAGCTACCCGTAACCCTCATTTCGCCTATAAAAGAAAGCTGAGATCGTCATTTCCAAACCACTAATTTTATCGAGGCTTTCACCATTCTTGAATCCAAGAAGCTTCCAATGGAGCTTCCGTTTATCTTTTTAGATTTGATTTTATAAGATTAAACTTATAGTCAAATTTCTCCCGTATCtaaaatgatgaatttataaaGAAAAAAGATCATAATGTTTTAAAGGTTTAGTTTTTGAGGGTTGTTTTACGAGCTGCTATTATCTGTTTTACGACATTTTTCCGGGTAAAGCTGAGTTTTTCTATCAAAGGTTTGGAATATGAGTGTTGTTTTGTAGTAAGTGCAGCGATGATTAAAATGAGGTTTAGGGTTAACGAGGCAAGGCTTTGCCTTAGCTTTGATTACAATATAATCCCTAATGAGCTGCCTTTATCTTTCTTACGACGTTTTTCCGATTGAATGTTCAAGATTTATAAACAAATGTTTGGTTTTCGAGTGTTGTTTTGTAGTGGTTGCAGCGATGATTAAAATGAGGTTTAGGGTTGTAACGAGCCAAGTTTTTGCCTAAGCCATGAATACAATATAATCTCTAATGAGCTGCCGTTATCTTTTTTACAACGTTTTTCCGAccgaatgttcaaaattttaaacaATTGTTTGGTTTTTTGAGTGTTGTTTTGTGGTAAGCGCAGCgatgatttaaaataaattgaggTGTAGGGTTGTAACGAGCGAAGGATGTGCCTAAGCTATGTTCCCAATATAATCACTAATTAGGTGCCGTTAGTCTTTTTTACGGTGTTTTTTCAATTTGAAGTTCAAGATTTTCAAACAATTGTTTGTTTTTGAATGTTGTTTTGTAGTAATCGCAGCCATGATTAAAACAAGGTTTAGGGTTAACGAGCGAAGTCTTGTCTTTGCTTTGATTTCATTTTAATCTCTTATGAGCTGCTGTTATCTCTTCTATGGTGTTTTTTTTCCCACTGAGTTTGTTACCTTCAGGTGGAGGTTTGGTTTTCAAGCATTGTTTTGTAGTCAATGCAGCAGTGATTAAGTTCCAAGTTCAGCACTTTTGCTTCGATTACATTTTTAATCACTTGTGAGCTGCAGCTACTTTTTAAGATTGTAAATTTACTTTGTTCTCGTTTTGAAAGTAGAGGTTTTTTTTGTTAGTTtgttttttatataataatttagtTTTCAATCGAAGCTTGAAAGATCTTTAAGCCTGTCTTAAAGATCCTGccttttgttctttttttcttttaatattatcattttatcttAAAATGACGCAATAAATCCTCAAAAATTCGAccctaatgaaaatgaaaatatttaaggGAAATTATGTAGTATAATCTCAAATTTTCA
This is a stretch of genomic DNA from Gossypium arboreum isolate Shixiya-1 chromosome 11, ASM2569848v2, whole genome shotgun sequence. It encodes these proteins:
- the LOC108456119 gene encoding tetrahydroberberine oxidase-like — protein: MKSLQFSMLLLSLVLAALLSFSTGALPQEDFLRCLSLRSNDSSTISSVIYTRNNPSYSTVLESTIRNLRFNSTNTPKPLVIVTPSRTSHFQATIYCSRKHGLQIRTRSGGHDYEGLSYVSKVPFVVVDLVNFRTVDVDVENRVAWVQAGAILGEIYYRIAEKSRTLAFAGGIFHSIGVGGYISGGGFGLLFRKYGTAGDNVIDAQFIDVNGRILDRKSMGEDLFWAIRGGGGGSFGIVLAWKLKLVPVPAIVTVFSVNRTLEQNATQLILRWQEIAHQLPDEMNPDVTMLSVNSTQDGSKTILASFSSLFLGTIDELLPIMQQRFPELGLSRQDCSEMSWIESVLYFNQLQNQPLEILLNRTFRTSVGGQYYKIKSDYVKEPISETALNGLFSRLSDEEASSAFIIFMAYGGIMDRIPEDATPFPHRAGNLYKIYYDVNWQEQDNVNSQKYIDWSRRVYNYMTPFVSKSPREAYANYRDLDIGSNNVGITSYRQASVWGRKYFKNNFDRLVQVKTKIDPQNFFKHEQSIPPLH